The region GGCCGTGTTCCAGCCGGTCGGCAGTGGCTGTTCAACCGGAAAGTGACGAATCAGCCCGATGCGCACTACGGTTAGGCCGCCAGCAATTAAGCGGTCGCCAGTTGCGCGGCGGCCTGCTCGCGCCGCGCGCGGCGCACCAGCATATAGAAATAGGTCGACATGCTCCCCAGCAGCACAAACGGCATGCTCAGCATGAACAGGATGCTCCACATGTAGCCCTGCACGATCCGCCCCCCCACGCCGCCGTTCGACCCGGCCAGCGCCTTTTGGCACTGCGGGCAGGCCTCGGCCAGCGGGGCCAACGCCAACAGCAACATCAAAGTTGCCGCCATCACGGCGACCTGCTTCCAAAACTTGGCGTGGCGCGGGCACATGCGAGATGCCTCCTCGTTAAGACCTTGGCGTGCAACCAAAATACTACCTGTTTATCCGCTCGCCGGGTAGAGCTGGTACAGCATGACGTAAACCACCACCCCCGTAATGGATACGTACAACCAGATCGGCAGCGTCCAGCGCGCCAGCCGCCGGTGCGCCGCCAGGCGGCCCGCCAGCCCAAGATAAATCGTGCCGACCGCCAGAAACGGCACCAGCGCCGCTAGCACGATATGCGTCAGCAAGATCACCAGATAAATCGTGCGCGCCGGCTGCGGCCCAGTGAACCGCACATGCCCCGCCGCGTTGTGATAAATGAGGTACGAAACCAAGAACACGGTCGACACCCCAAACGCGGCCAGCATCGCCCGTTTGTGCGCCGCCTCGCGATGTTGCCGGATCAGCACGTAGCCCGTCACCAGCAGTACGGTGGCCAACAAGTTCAAACTGGCGTTCAGCGCCGGCAACTGCTCCACCCAACCTTGCGCCAGCGGCAGGGGGCTCAAGTCGACTCCTTCACGATGTCGGCCAGCTTGTGCTTCAGCTCCACGATCTGCGCCTCCTCGCTGCCCCGAAAACTCGCCCGCACCCGCCCCGTGCGGTCGATAATCATCAACCGCTCGCTATGCGTCCCCGGCATGGCCGACACCGCAAAGCTCTCCTCGGCCAAGCGCTGTATCTCCGGCATCGGACCGGTCAAAAACCACCAGCGATCCGGATCGGCGTTGAAGCGCACAGCGTA is a window of Pirellulales bacterium DNA encoding:
- a CDS encoding DUF420 domain-containing protein — encoded protein: MAQGWVEQLPALNASLNLLATVLLVTGYVLIRQHREAAHKRAMLAAFGVSTVFLVSYLIYHNAAGHVRFTGPQPARTIYLVILLTHIVLAALVPFLAVGTIYLGLAGRLAAHRRLARWTLPIWLYVSITGVVVYVMLYQLYPASG